The genomic interval GTCGCGAACAACCCCGTCGGCGGGCATCAGCGAAGTGCGAATCGACGGTCAACTCGTCGGCCGGGTCGACGGCTACTCCGAGACGAGGGCCTACCGGCAGCTGGTCTTCGTGAGCGCACGACTGGCAGACGGGGTGCACACGATCACGGTCACCCCGACTATGGAACGGGCGGTGCCATCGACCGGGTACAACCTCATCCTCGATGCACTTCTCGTGGAGAAGTCGGGCTGACCCGCGGCCGCGGCTTCGCGATCCCGAGGGCTTCGGGATCCACCGCATCCCAGAACTGGATCGATTGCAGGACCCAGAACGCGAGGAACAGGACCAGCGCGAGGACCTCGCCGATGAACACCCCGTAGACGTGCCCGAACCTGAGACTCCCGAATACGGGGAGCGCGACGACATCGAGCGCGAGGGCGATCGCGATCGTCCCGTACGCGATCGTCAGCCATCGCGTCGGCTTGCGCGAGCGAGTCGGGAAGAAGCCGTTGATGACGGCAACGGCGGCGATGATACCGAAGAAGCAGATGGCGACGACGTAGTGCGCCCACTGCAGGAATGCCGCTCGCCATAACCACCAGCCAAGGCCCACGACGACCAGCACAGCGACCCCGATCGCGAGGGAGAGCGTTCCACCGGCCCGCTCCACTTCGCCGGTGAGGATCAGCACAGCGGTGAGGATCAGGATCATGAATCCGATGATCAGATAGGTCTGAATGCCCACGTCGACGTCGGCGGCGTACCCGGCTGGAACACAGGCGCCGTAACAGGATGCCTCGATCCCTGCGATCGAGCCGGGCGAGATCACCGTCGGCACGATCGCGATCAGCGGCGCGAGCAGGGCGGCGACATCCAGAAGCGCGCGCTCCGCACCTCGTCCGGACAGAGCGAAGAAGCAGACCGAGGCTGCGATCAGTGCACCGACGAACAGAGACCGCGCCGGCGTGTAGTAGTAGTGGCTGATCGAGGGGAGGACGCCGACGAGCGGGATCGTGACGGCGATCGCGACCAAGATGACGACGACGGTCGAAGCGATGGCGATCCTCAGATATCGGTAGCTCCGCTGCAGCGACGTCGTTCGAGCCCGGTCCAACGTCATAGGGGCCACCCTTGCCGACCTTCGGAGCGCCGTCAAACCGCCGATGGCACGAACTCCCGGAGCAGGAGGTGCACCTTGACGGGATCACGCGCCTGCGGGAGATGAGATCAGGCTGACGTATGAGCGGGTGCGTGGCTGAGCGTGGTGGAGGTTCGCGTCGCCGATCCAGCGCTGGGCACCGGCGTGAGTATGCTGGCCCGACGCGACGGCGTCGCGACTCTCGATCCCCTAGGAGTCGATGCTGAATGAGCATCCGGTGAGTGATACCCGCAGACCCGGCGTGGTGGCCCCCGCCGTGGTGACCGAGACCCTGCCGCTGTGGGCGTGCGGCCTTCTCGGTGTGGCGGCGGCACTGGTGGGCTTGCTGCCCTGGCTGGCGACGGGGATGCGGCTGCCGATCCAGAACCTCTGGGCAGTCGAGACCTCGCCGGAGGCGATGCCGTTCGTGCTGCTGCCGTTCAGCCAGTACTCGCTGAGCCACGTGTTCGGACTGATCGTGACAGGATCGGCCGCCGCGGGGATCGTCGCTCGTGCCGCGAGGCCCCGATTGCCGCGGGGCGGGTTCGCGCTCCAGTTCGCGGGCGTGCTCGTGGTGCAGATCGCGGCGACGGTGCAGACAGCCGTGGTCGTGCGCTCCGGGCTGCAGGAACGACCCGAGTCCACGCTCTACCTCGCGGTGCTCGTCACGCTGTGCATCCTGTCGATCCTGGTCGGCGCGGGCGCGCTGGCCCTCATCGCTCGTGCTCCGCGGGCCGGAGCACTCATCGGCCTCACGATCGGTGCGATCGCCGTCAGCGAGTGGATCGGCGTCACGCTCCGGCCCCTGACGATGATGTCTGTCGAGTGGGCTTACAACGTGGTCGGGCTCTTCCAGTGGGTGACACCCGTGCTCGTGGGGATCGCCATCGCCTGGGCCGGCATCAACACGATCGGCAAGATCGTTGGGGCGCTCGCGAGTCTCGTTCTGATCTGGGTCGCGCCCGCTCTGATGACCGGGGTCGGAAGTGCCGCCGGCAGTTACGTGCTCGCACACGACCCGCCGGCCATGATCGAGTACGGGCTCCAGGTCTTCCAGATGGCCCTGTTCATACCCGAGCTCGCGCTTCGTCCGATCATCGCGGCGGTCGTGGTCGCGACGATCGGTTTTGTGGTGCGGTGGGTGCTGGGGCGACGCCAGCGGTCAGAGGAGCAGCACACGGGAGGCTGATGGAACACGCCTCCTCTTTGCCGCGCCCACTCAGCGCGACGCCGAGCGCCCTTCAAGCATCGGAGGCGACGTGATGACAGTCCCCGATTCGCTCGTCGACCTTGCCTCAGAAGGGTGCGTCACCGTCTGCGGTGGTTCGGAAGGTAGGGATGGATCGTTCGGGGTGGACGACGTAGCGTCTGCCGGTGGGTGAGCTCCAGCACGGCCGGGTACCGGTGCACCACCGCCTCCGCCAACCCCAACAGCTCCCCGGCAGCATGCTCGGTGACCCGCAACGCACACGCCAACTCCAACCGGATCGACCGGGCGACCACCTCCGTCAACCCCGAACCGTGACGTTCCGCATCCACCAACGCCTCCCGCCGCATCCGATCCACTCGCACCAGCCGCTCCGCCGCGAACGTCGCCATCACATCCGCGACCTCCACCACCAACCCCACCGCATCCGGCGGCGGCGACGCCGACGCATCCTCCCAGTCGAAGAAATCCGACTCGCAACGGGGCCCATCATCCGGTTCAGGGGGTGGTTCATCAGCGAACGCCATACCCAAACACTAGAACATACCTACGACACTCCGACGATCCGCGGCGGCACCAGCAAAGACTGGCGCCAGATCGCCACCTGTTACATTGTTACCATGGTAGCGATCGAGCGAACACAGACCGGGGTACGAATCGAGACGCGGATGCTCAAGGTCATGAAGGGTCTCGCCGAGTACCTCGACATGTCGCTCGGCGACCTGATCGAGGGGATCGTGCTCCACGCATTCGAAGGCCGGCTTCCGTTCGGCGATGAGACGTCCGAGAAGATCCGGCAGTTGAAATCGGTCTACGGTCTCGAACTCACCGCAGACGACTCCCACCGTCTCGACGAGAACGACGAGCCGTGACTACGACACTCCGCCGTGAGCGCGTCATCCTCACCGAATCGTTCGACCTCCCGCTTGCCCGACGCGCGGCATTCCGTCTGTTCACCGCGCGAGGGGAGCGCCTATGGGTGGCCGGATGGTCGCCGGAGTTCTTCGCGGATATCGCTGACGACCTCGCGATCGGCACCGTGTTCCGCACGTATGACGATTCCGGCCGCGCGACCACCTGGGTCGTCGTCGACTGCGAACTCGGCCATCGGCTCAGGTATGCCCGGGTGGTCGACGAGGTCAACGCGGGAACCGTCGAGGTGACGCTGGAGGACATCGAGAACGGATGCCGCATCGCGGTCACGTACGATCTCACGTCGACCGATCCCGATTCCGATGCAGCGCTGAGACTGTTCGCCGATGGGTACGGCCCCTTCATCCGGACGTGGGCTGAGATGATCCAGATCCACCTGGATGCCGGAGGCCCACTCCCCGACTCGATCTAGCGTGTGAGGCGGCCTCCGACTCACTGCAGGTTGTCAGCGATCTGGTCCTGCGTCTCGCCGTGACTCTTGATGGTGTTCGCCATGGCGTCCCGCGCTTTGCCCTCGCGGTCCATCGCATTCTGGAGACGCAGCGAGTCCACCTCGGACTGGTGGCGGAGCGCATCGCCCCGGCCATCCAGCGGATCGTGCCGGCCGTCGAGCGCGTCTCGCGCAGCGGCGATCTCGTCCGCGCCGCCGGGCTCTTCGGTTCCGTCGCGGTGGGTCATGCCGTGAACCTACTCCTCCCGCATCCGCTCGTCCCAGGAGTCCGCGACACACTGTCCGCAGAAATCCGAAACTCGGCCCGGGCATCCCCGATCACGAGAAGACAATGGTCCGTGAGGACCGGTGATTCAGCGCCGCAAAGGGCCAAAACCCTGCGCCGCACAGACGCCGATTCGCCGTCGAAACTGCAGCGCACCCAGGTAACGTTCAGATAACGCCCAGAAAAGACGGGCAGGATCTGGGTTTTGTGTCCGCTTATGCGGTCGCCATGCGTCGATCCGACGGCGCGGACTACCGATACGGAACCCGATTACATGCGCTCGAAGACATCCAGCCCCTCTGTCCGCCGCACCCGCCGAATGGTCGAACGCCGCGCTCGACGCCGTCCCGCCGTCATCGTCGCGGGTCTTGCCGTCGGACTCATCACCGCGGTGGGTTTCGCCGGCGTGGCGCCCGTGTCGTATGCCCAGGCAGACGGCGTATCGGCGAGCTTCGCCCTCGCTTCGTACACGACAACCGCTCAGCCTGACGCCGCGGTCGCCAAGACCGAGACCGACACCGCCTCTTCTAGCGCGCGCGAGGCGGTCGCCGACGCCGATGCCGCGGTCGCTGCAGCCCGAACCGTTGCCGCTGATATCAAAGCCTCAGGGTTGGACGTCGGCGTCGCCGACACGACCATCGATACCGTCGCCCTCGAAGAGACCGCGGATCGCCTCGAACTGGGCATCGACCACATGCCCGAGCCCCTGCTTCCCTGGGTCACCGACCAGGTGACGACCCTGGTCTCGTCCGTCAACAAGCGGGTCGCCGGACTCCGCGGCGGCCTCGACGCGGCGGTCGCCCTCAAGGCGCAGCAGGAAGCAGAAGCGAAGGCCCAACAGGAAGCCGAAGCCGCCGCAGCCGCCGAGCGTGAAGCAGCCGAGCGTGAAGCAGCCGAAGCACAGCCGGCGGCGCCCGTGGCAGCAGCCATGCCGACCGCGGCGATCCCTGCGGGTGGCGGCGGCGGCGACAATAGCCCGGCCGGTGCACAGGCCTCCGCGTATGCGATGTTCCCCGGCTACGGCTGGGGTGACGACCAGTTCGGATGCATCGTCGCGCTGTGGAACAGGGAGTCAGGCTGGAACTACCAGGCCTACAACAGCTCGAGCGGTGCCTTCGGCATCCCGCAGGCGCTTCCCGGCAGCAAGATGGCGAGCGCAGGCGCGGACTGGCAGTCGAACGCCGCCACCCAGGTCGCCTGGGGTCTCGGCTACGTCGCCGGCCGATACGGCTCCCCCTGCGGCGCATGGTCGCACTCCGAGTCGTACGGCTGGTACTGATCCCGGACCGCCTGTCGCGGGGCTCCCGCCGTCGGCGCTGCGGGCCACCTGACGCTCTTTAGGCAGTTCCGCTCGAGTCAGTCCGACTCGGGCAGGACGAGCGGCAGTTCGCGGGCGGCATCCCACGGCTCGGTCCAGCCGAGTCTGTCGAAGAGTCCGTCGAGCAGCAGCCCGGTGAAGCCCCACACGAGATGCTCACCGGTGGCGTGAGCGACGAGAAACCCGGGCCCACGCCACTCCTGCCCGTCGCGGCGGATCACCGTGGACCCGCGGTTCGCGGGGTTGAGCAAGTCGCCGACGGGCGCTCGGAACACGTCGGCGGACTCGGCTGTGTCGACGACGCGAACGGGTGACGGATGCCGCCACCACGCGAGCACTGGCGTGACGACATGCTGCGAATACGCCAGTGGGATGCTGTCGAGCGTGCCGAGGACCTCGACACCCTCGGGGTCGAGCCCGGTCTCCTCCTCGGCCTCCCTGAGCGCGGCCGCCACGGGACCGTCGTCCTCGGGGTCGACGCGTCCGCCTGGGAATGCGACCTGGCCGGGGTGCGACCGTAGCGTCGACGCTCGTGCCAGCAGCAGCACGTCGAGGTCCCGCGACACCGCGTTCGCGTCAGCATCGTGACCGCTCTGCAACGAGTCGAGCACTCCGAACAGGATGAGGACAGCCGCCGGTCGGCAGTCCGCTGCCTCCGGAAGGTCGACAAGTGATGCGATTCCCTGCGCACCGCCGCCAGTGGCCGCAACCTCTGCGAGCGCGATGAGCTCGGCCCGCGCATTCCGGGCGGGCTGATCGGCAGGCATCCGATCAGGGTAGCCGATTCGGCATTCCTCCCCAGCCCGGGCTCCCGCTCGAGGTTCCACAGAGGTGCCTGCCGCCGATCGCACGAGGGCTGGCCGCCCATACCTTCAACGCATGCGCTCATCGACCCTTCGCCACCTCATCCGTCTCCGTCTCACCCTGGTCGGCCCGCTGCCCGAGATCTGGCGCGAAGTCGTCGTCGATCGAGATCTGTCACTCGCCCACCTTCGTGACGTCATCCAGGCCGTCTTCGAAGGGCAGGACTGCCGCCATCACCTGTTCACCGACGACCTCGACTCGCCGGTGTGGTCACGGACCCGCCGCCGCTGGGGAGACCGTTTGACCATGATCGACCTTCGGGATCCGACGGTCATCGACGAAGCATCGGCACGAATCGGCTCGGTGCTGCGCGAGTCACGGCCGCTGTACTACGGACACACGTGCGAAGACGGCTGGCTCGTCGAGGTCGAAGCGCATGAAGACATCCTCGAGGCGGCATCCACTCCCCCCGTACGGGTGACCGCAGGCGAGCGTCGGTCTCCGCTCCCGTGCTGCCGCGGACCGTTCGAGCACTCGGTTCTCGTCGGGGTGCTCGAAGACCCTGCTCATCCCGAGCGAGAAGCCCTTCGTGCCCAGGTCGAGCGCACGATCGGCCCGTGGTCGCATTTCGATCCGGAGGAATTCGACATCGTCGAGGTGCAGCGGAGGCTCGACATGCTCGATCCCGACGCACCCCGTCTTGGAGTCGGAGTGCAGCCGATCCGCACAGGGCCACTCGAGTGGCTCGTCGCACGACTGCCTCGTCCGGCACGGGCGGGTCTCGAGCGACAGCTCGCGACGAGCGGGCTCGACCTGCCTGCGGTCATCACGAACGACGAGGCACGAGCAGCCACCCGCGAGTTCGGCTGGGTCGTCTCTCGCGCGGCGGACGGGGGCATCCCCCTGATCGACGGCATCGTCGACCCTGAGGTGGTGCGCATCGGCAGCGCCGCGCTCGGCTGCGACGAGGAGCAGATGCTGCGGCTCATCGCCCTCGCCAAACGCGGACACCTGCTCTACGCGCGCGGCGGCAGGCTTCGGGCGAACAAGCGCTCTGCCGCGGCAGTCATGCAACCCAGCGAGCTGTGGTCGCTGCTGGCCCGAGAACTCGGGCGCACGGTCGCACCCGGAATGTCAGGTGATCTCTTCCTGCTGGCGATCGCCGATGGCAGTCTCGCCGATCCCGAGATCGGCATCAGGCGCTGCGCCGAGGCAGTCGCGCTGCTGCGTCAGGGACAGCGGCGCGAAAGCTGGGGGTATCACGGCTCGCGATCCGACGACTGCGAGCAAACGTGCGACTGTCCCAACGACGGAGCGGAGAACTGGCACGACGTCATCGCTCGGGTGATCCGCGACGCCGCGACCGACGGAGCAGGCGAAGAAGCCGTTCCGCTCGCGGCGCAGTTCGCGGGCCACGAGGCTCGCGACCTCGGTTTCGATCCCGATTGGTTCGAGCGCTCGGCTGCGCGACCCTACGCCCTCGCGATCCGGTCGGGGGGCGAACCACAGGTCGCTGAGAGCGAGATGCTCGCCGAACTCGATGACCTCATCCGACTGCTCTCGATGTTCGGCCTGGAACGAGGGGATGCCGGCACGTGGATCGTGCCGCCGACTCTGCAGGAGTTCGCACGCGAGAGTCTGCGCCGGCCGGGCGCCCATCGAGTGCCGGCCCACATCGACTTCTGACCCGGTCCGGTGCTACGCGACGGGGGCGCAGTTCGCACTGGGTGCCGGGCTGCTCACGAAGTAGCAGCCCGGGCGAAGGCGAACCGCGCCGAGGCCGCCGCTGACTGACCGTCAGGCCGCGGCATCCGTCCTCATCTCGGGGCACACGCCCCCGGGCGCTGTCGCACGCTCGAAGTGCCAGCGCTCGTTGGCGTAGGTCTGACAGATGCCGAAGCTCGCGCCGTTCTGGATCAGCCACAACTGGGCATCGACCGGCGCGATGTCGACGGCGTGGCCCGTGACGTGGCTCGAGCGCTCGGGGGTCGCGACGAATTGACGCGCGACCTGTTCGCTCTCGTACAGCTCGATCGCATCATCCAGAAGCCACTGCTGGTACTGGCTGCTGCGCCATCCGCTCGTCACCTGGAACGCAACGCCATCGACCGCGGCCGCCGCCTCTGCCTGCCGCATCGCGTCGCGCAGCGCGGCGTCGAGCCTGGCGACGGCGGGAACGTCGTCGTCGGCGAGCGTCACGACCGCACCCTCGGCGATGAGGCCGTCGTCGGCGGTGGGCGCGAACGGAGCGATCGCCGAGGCGAACGTCGCGTTGACCACCACGATGACGAATGCCGCCGACAGCGCGGCGACGCACACCGCGAGGGCGAGGACCGTCAGGCGCCGCGCGCGAGAGAGGGGTCGGACAAGAGTGCGGGAGGGAGCAGGATGCTGCATGCTCTCATCTCACGCGGGTGCGTGTTGTCGGGACGTAAGCGAAATCGCATACACCCGCGATATGCGGCCCGACCTAGGCTGGGACGCATGCGCGTGCTGATCGTCGAGGACGAGCTCTACCTCGCCGAGGCGATCCGTGACGGCTTCCGACTCGAGGCGATCGCGGCCGACATCGCACCGGACGGCGACTCCGCGCTCGAGCAGCTCGCCGTCAATCTCTACGATGTGGTCGTGCTCGACCGTGACATCCCCGGTCCGAACGGCGACGAGATCGCCCGGCATCTCGCTGGTGCGGCGGAAAGTCCCCGCGTGCTGATGCTCACGGCCGCCGACCGGCTCGATGACAAGGCGACGGGTTTCGAGAGCGGGGCCGACGACTACCTCACCAAGCCCTTCGCGCTGCGCGAGCTGGTTCTCCGCGTGCGGGCGCTGGGCCGGCGACCGGCGGCGGGGACGCCCCCGATCGTCGAGGTCTCCGGCATCCGCCTCGACCGCTTTCGTCGTGAAGTCTTCCGCGACGGACGCTATGTCGCTCTCACGCGCAAGCAGTTCGCGGTGCTCGATGTGCTCATGACGGCGGGCGGCGGAGTCGTCAGCGCCGAGGACCTGCTCGAGCGCGCGTGGGATGAGAACGCCGATCCGTTCACCAACGCCGTCCGCATCACGATCTCGACGCTGCGCAAACGCCTCGGCGAGCCGTGGGTCATCGAGACGGTTCCCGGCGTCGGGTACCGGATGAGCTCGTGAGCGCCGAGCCCGGGGGACGACCGCGCGGCCTGTCCGTCCGATGGAAGCTCACGCTGAGTTACGCGGGCTTCCTCGTCGTGGCCGGGATCGCGCTGTTCGTGGTCGGATTCCTGCTGCTGCGATTCGTGCCCGAAGGCAATCTGAGCGTGGATGGCGGCGGCTTCGCGCCGAACCGGACGAACCTGCTCGAGGTCTTCGTCCGGTACGCCTGGTGGGCGATGGGACTGCTCGTGCTGTTCGGCCTCGTCGGCGGGTGGCTGCTCGCCGGAGTCGTCCTGCGTCCGTTGGATCGGATCACGGATGCCGCGCGCCGCGCCCGCGACGGCCAGCTCGACCATCGCGTCGCCCTGCCCGGCCTCGGCGATGAGCTGACCGATCTCGCCGACACCTTCGACGCCATGCTCGACCGGGTGGTGCGCACGATCGACGAGGAACGCCGCTTCGCCGCCAACGC from Microbacterium pumilum carries:
- a CDS encoding lytic transglycosylase domain-containing protein; this translates as MRSKTSSPSVRRTRRMVERRARRRPAVIVAGLAVGLITAVGFAGVAPVSYAQADGVSASFALASYTTTAQPDAAVAKTETDTASSSAREAVADADAAVAAARTVAADIKASGLDVGVADTTIDTVALEETADRLELGIDHMPEPLLPWVTDQVTTLVSSVNKRVAGLRGGLDAAVALKAQQEAEAKAQQEAEAAAAAEREAAEREAAEAQPAAPVAAAMPTAAIPAGGGGGDNSPAGAQASAYAMFPGYGWGDDQFGCIVALWNRESGWNYQAYNSSSGAFGIPQALPGSKMASAGADWQSNAATQVAWGLGYVAGRYGSPCGAWSHSESYGWY
- a CDS encoding CoA pyrophosphatase, with product MPADQPARNARAELIALAEVAATGGGAQGIASLVDLPEAADCRPAAVLILFGVLDSLQSGHDADANAVSRDLDVLLLARASTLRSHPGQVAFPGGRVDPEDDGPVAAALREAEEETGLDPEGVEVLGTLDSIPLAYSQHVVTPVLAWWRHPSPVRVVDTAESADVFRAPVGDLLNPANRGSTVIRRDGQEWRGPGFLVAHATGEHLVWGFTGLLLDGLFDRLGWTEPWDAARELPLVLPESD
- a CDS encoding IS1096 element passenger TnpR family protein, with translation MRSSTLRHLIRLRLTLVGPLPEIWREVVVDRDLSLAHLRDVIQAVFEGQDCRHHLFTDDLDSPVWSRTRRRWGDRLTMIDLRDPTVIDEASARIGSVLRESRPLYYGHTCEDGWLVEVEAHEDILEAASTPPVRVTAGERRSPLPCCRGPFEHSVLVGVLEDPAHPEREALRAQVERTIGPWSHFDPEEFDIVEVQRRLDMLDPDAPRLGVGVQPIRTGPLEWLVARLPRPARAGLERQLATSGLDLPAVITNDEARAATREFGWVVSRAADGGIPLIDGIVDPEVVRIGSAALGCDEEQMLRLIALAKRGHLLYARGGRLRANKRSAAAVMQPSELWSLLARELGRTVAPGMSGDLFLLAIADGSLADPEIGIRRCAEAVALLRQGQRRESWGYHGSRSDDCEQTCDCPNDGAENWHDVIARVIRDAATDGAGEEAVPLAAQFAGHEARDLGFDPDWFERSAARPYALAIRSGGEPQVAESEMLAELDDLIRLLSMFGLERGDAGTWIVPPTLQEFARESLRRPGAHRVPAHIDF
- a CDS encoding M15 family metallopeptidase produces the protein MQHPAPSRTLVRPLSRARRLTVLALAVCVAALSAAFVIVVVNATFASAIAPFAPTADDGLIAEGAVVTLADDDVPAVARLDAALRDAMRQAEAAAAVDGVAFQVTSGWRSSQYQQWLLDDAIELYESEQVARQFVATPERSSHVTGHAVDIAPVDAQLWLIQNGASFGICQTYANERWHFERATAPGGVCPEMRTDAAA
- a CDS encoding response regulator transcription factor, with translation MRVLIVEDELYLAEAIRDGFRLEAIAADIAPDGDSALEQLAVNLYDVVVLDRDIPGPNGDEIARHLAGAAESPRVLMLTAADRLDDKATGFESGADDYLTKPFALRELVLRVRALGRRPAAGTPPIVEVSGIRLDRFRREVFRDGRYVALTRKQFAVLDVLMTAGGGVVSAEDLLERAWDENADPFTNAVRITISTLRKRLGEPWVIETVPGVGYRMSS